A genomic stretch from Burkholderia pyrrocinia includes:
- the rodA gene encoding rod shape-determining protein RodA → MQFDKRAWLDKIKQMFAGFDRPLALIVFLLLCVGIVTLYSAAIDMPGRVEDQLRNILLTFVLMWVIANIPPTTLMRFAVPLYTFGVALLIAVALFGMTKKGAKRWLNVGVVIQPSEILKIATPLMLAWYYQRREGGLRWYDFLAAFGILMVPVGLIAKQPDLGTGLLVFAAGFFVIYLAGLSFKLIVPVLVAGVIAVGSIAVFEDRICQPEVQWPLMHDYQKHRVCTLLDPTSDPLGKGFHTIQAVIAIGSGGVLGKGYLKGTQAHLEFIPEKHTDFIFAVFSEEWGLVGGIVLLTLYMALIARGLYIAAQGATLFGRLLAGSLTLAFFVYAFVNIGMVSGVLPVVGVPLPFMSYGGTALATLGIAIGMIMSVGRQRRLMKS, encoded by the coding sequence ATGCAATTCGACAAGCGCGCCTGGCTCGACAAGATCAAGCAGATGTTCGCGGGCTTCGACCGCCCGCTCGCCCTCATCGTGTTCCTGCTGCTGTGCGTCGGCATCGTCACGCTGTACAGCGCGGCGATCGACATGCCGGGCCGCGTCGAGGACCAGTTGCGCAACATCCTGCTGACGTTCGTGCTGATGTGGGTGATCGCCAACATCCCGCCGACCACGCTGATGCGCTTCGCGGTCCCGCTCTATACGTTCGGGGTCGCGCTGCTGATCGCGGTCGCGCTGTTCGGGATGACGAAGAAGGGCGCGAAGCGCTGGCTGAACGTCGGCGTCGTGATCCAGCCGTCGGAGATCCTCAAGATCGCGACGCCGCTGATGCTCGCGTGGTACTACCAGCGCCGCGAAGGCGGGCTGCGCTGGTACGACTTCCTCGCCGCGTTCGGGATCCTGATGGTGCCGGTCGGACTGATCGCGAAGCAGCCCGACCTCGGCACGGGCCTGCTCGTGTTCGCGGCCGGCTTCTTCGTGATCTACCTCGCCGGCCTGTCGTTCAAGCTGATCGTGCCGGTGCTCGTCGCGGGCGTGATCGCGGTCGGGTCGATCGCCGTGTTCGAGGACCGCATCTGCCAGCCCGAAGTGCAGTGGCCGCTGATGCACGACTACCAGAAGCACCGCGTGTGCACGCTGCTCGACCCGACCTCCGACCCGCTCGGCAAGGGCTTCCACACGATCCAGGCCGTGATTGCGATCGGCTCGGGCGGCGTGCTCGGCAAGGGCTACCTGAAAGGCACGCAGGCGCACCTCGAATTCATTCCGGAGAAGCACACCGACTTCATCTTCGCGGTGTTCTCGGAGGAATGGGGGCTGGTCGGCGGGATCGTGCTGCTGACGCTGTACATGGCGCTGATCGCGCGCGGGCTCTATATCGCCGCGCAGGGCGCGACGCTGTTCGGCCGCCTGCTCGCGGGCTCGCTCACGCTCGCGTTCTTCGTCTATGCGTTCGTCAACATCGGGATGGTGAGCGGCGTGCTGCCGGTCGTCGGCGTGCCGTTGCCGTTCATGAGCTACGGCGGCACCGCGCTCGCGACGCTCGGCATCGCGATCGGGATGATCATGAGCGTCGGGCGACAGCGGCGGCTGATGAAGAGCTGA
- a CDS encoding tetratricopeptide repeat protein, with product MNGGDGASCGRVQGAAGARGRFGAMLGLWAVCVAAAAQGAPQAKPDPSRETQSAVADYNAGDYRAALVQFHDAAERGDRLAQFNYAMMLLTGEGVTANVDEGLRWLKRAADANMSHAQYVYGRMFDDGEFVARNPAEAHRWFLRAAKQGHVQAELSLANQFLDGRGTPRDNRQAFAWYKQAADAGEPTAQYVTASFYERGGDGVAQNLNIARAYYAAAAAQGDETAGLKFKELSARLKAQGPASGVGAEPGSPRAAPQ from the coding sequence ATGAACGGCGGCGACGGCGCGTCTTGCGGGCGCGTGCAGGGTGCGGCCGGTGCGCGCGGGCGGTTCGGCGCGATGCTCGGCCTGTGGGCCGTGTGTGTCGCGGCGGCCGCGCAGGGCGCGCCGCAAGCGAAGCCCGATCCGTCGCGCGAGACGCAATCGGCGGTCGCCGACTACAACGCCGGCGACTATCGCGCGGCGCTGGTGCAGTTCCACGACGCAGCCGAGCGCGGCGACCGTCTCGCGCAATTCAACTACGCGATGATGCTGCTGACGGGCGAAGGCGTGACGGCGAACGTCGACGAAGGGCTGCGCTGGCTGAAGCGCGCGGCTGACGCGAACATGTCGCATGCGCAGTACGTGTACGGCCGGATGTTCGACGACGGCGAGTTCGTCGCGCGCAATCCGGCCGAAGCGCATCGCTGGTTCCTGCGGGCGGCGAAGCAGGGGCACGTGCAGGCCGAGCTGTCGCTCGCGAACCAGTTCCTCGACGGGCGCGGCACACCACGCGACAACCGGCAGGCGTTCGCGTGGTACAAGCAGGCCGCCGATGCGGGCGAGCCGACCGCGCAGTACGTGACCGCGTCGTTCTACGAGCGCGGCGGCGACGGCGTTGCGCAGAACCTGAACATCGCGCGGGCCTATTACGCGGCGGCGGCCGCGCAGGGCGACGAGACGGCCGGATTGAAATTCAAGGAGCTGAGCGCGCGGCTGAAGGCGCAGGGGCCGGCGTCGGGCGTCGGTGCGGAGCCGGGGAGCCCGCGCGCGGCACCGCAGTGA
- a CDS encoding HpcH/HpaI aldolase family protein yields the protein MSTLTNSLKQRLRDGDEPLYGLWLSLGSDSAAEALAHAGYDWLCIDMEHAPNDSRDVVSQLRAIAAAHLPSEPVVRVPAREPWLVKRALDAGARTLMFPCIETPDDAAHAVRLTRFPSPESPDGLRGVAGMVRAAAFGMRRDYVLTANAQVAVIVQIESARGVDEVERIAATPGVDCLFIGPADLAASLGHLGDIRHPDVETAMARVLAAGKQAGVAVGIFAGDTAGARQYREAGYRMITLSADVSWLLRATRQALQEVRS from the coding sequence ATGAGCACGCTCACCAATTCCCTCAAACAACGCCTGCGCGACGGCGACGAGCCGCTGTATGGCCTGTGGCTGTCGCTCGGCAGCGACTCGGCCGCGGAAGCGCTCGCGCACGCCGGCTACGACTGGCTCTGCATCGACATGGAGCACGCGCCGAACGATAGTCGCGACGTCGTGTCGCAGTTGCGCGCGATCGCCGCCGCACACCTGCCGAGCGAACCCGTCGTGCGCGTGCCGGCGCGCGAGCCGTGGCTCGTGAAGCGCGCGCTCGACGCCGGCGCACGCACGCTGATGTTTCCGTGCATCGAGACGCCAGACGACGCCGCGCACGCGGTGCGGCTCACGCGCTTCCCGTCGCCGGAATCGCCTGACGGGCTGCGCGGCGTCGCGGGCATGGTGCGCGCGGCGGCGTTCGGCATGCGCCGCGATTACGTGCTGACGGCGAATGCGCAGGTCGCGGTGATCGTGCAGATCGAATCGGCGCGCGGCGTCGACGAAGTCGAGCGGATCGCGGCGACGCCCGGCGTCGACTGCCTGTTCATCGGCCCGGCCGATCTCGCGGCGAGCCTCGGGCATCTCGGCGACATCCGCCACCCGGACGTCGAAACCGCGATGGCGCGCGTGCTCGCGGCCGGCAAGCAGGCCGGCGTCGCGGTCGGCATCTTCGCGGGCGACACGGCGGGCGCGCGGCAGTACCGCGAGGCCGGCTACCGGATGATCACGCTGTCGGCCGACGTGAGCTGGCTGCTGCGTGCGACGCGGCAAGCGCTGCAGGAGGTACGGTCATGA
- the queD gene encoding 6-carboxytetrahydropterin synthase QueD, with protein MLITRKLEFDAGHRIPDHRSQCRNLHGHRYVLEITLRGDLVDTEGAPDRGMVMDFADVKALAMEHLVSKWDHAFLVYARDDVVRSFLEQMADHKTVVIDRIPTVENLAAIAFDLLANVYDAHYGVNLRLERVRLYETPNCWADVERQPGR; from the coding sequence GTGCTGATTACCCGAAAACTCGAATTCGACGCGGGCCACCGCATTCCCGATCACCGCAGCCAGTGCAGGAACCTGCACGGCCATCGCTACGTGCTCGAAATCACGTTGCGCGGCGATCTCGTCGATACCGAGGGCGCTCCCGACCGTGGCATGGTGATGGATTTCGCCGACGTGAAGGCGCTCGCGATGGAGCACCTCGTCAGCAAGTGGGACCACGCATTCCTGGTCTATGCGCGCGACGACGTCGTGCGCTCGTTCCTCGAACAGATGGCCGACCACAAGACCGTCGTGATCGACCGGATCCCGACCGTCGAGAACCTCGCGGCGATCGCGTTCGACCTGCTCGCGAACGTGTACGACGCGCACTACGGCGTGAACCTGCGCCTCGAGCGCGTGCGTCTGTACGAAACGCCGAACTGCTGGGCCGACGTCGAGCGCCAGCCCGGCCGCTGA
- the queE gene encoding 7-carboxy-7-deazaguanine synthase, which yields MTYAVKEIFYTLQGEGANAGRPAVFCRFAGCNLWSGREEDREEAVCRFCDTDFVGTDGENGGKFKDAEALVATIAGLWPDGEAHRFVVCTGGEPMLQLDQPLVDALHAAGFEIAIETNGSLPVLESIDWICVSPKADAPLVVTKGNELKVVIPQDNQRLADYAKLDFEYFLVQPMDGPSRDLNTKLAIDWCKRHPQWRLSMQTHKYLNIP from the coding sequence ATGACTTACGCGGTCAAGGAAATTTTCTACACGTTGCAGGGCGAGGGCGCGAACGCGGGCCGGCCGGCTGTGTTCTGCCGGTTCGCCGGCTGCAACCTGTGGTCGGGCCGCGAAGAGGATCGCGAGGAGGCCGTGTGCCGCTTCTGCGATACGGACTTCGTCGGCACCGACGGCGAGAACGGCGGCAAGTTCAAGGACGCCGAAGCGCTCGTCGCGACGATCGCCGGCCTGTGGCCGGACGGCGAAGCGCACCGCTTCGTCGTCTGCACGGGCGGCGAGCCGATGCTGCAGCTCGACCAGCCGCTCGTCGACGCGCTGCACGCGGCCGGCTTCGAGATCGCGATCGAGACCAACGGCTCGCTGCCGGTGCTCGAATCGATCGACTGGATCTGTGTGAGCCCGAAGGCCGACGCGCCGCTCGTGGTCACGAAGGGCAACGAACTGAAAGTCGTGATCCCGCAGGACAACCAGCGGCTGGCCGACTATGCGAAGCTCGACTTCGAGTATTTCCTCGTCCAGCCGATGGACGGCCCGTCGCGCGACCTCAATACGAAGCTCGCGATCGACTGGTGCAAGCGTCATCCGCAGTGGCGCCTGTCGATGCAGACCCACAAATATCTGAACATTCCCTGA
- the queC gene encoding 7-cyano-7-deazaguanine synthase QueC, with translation MIRTDAKDGALVLFSGGQDSATCVAWALERYQTVETLGFDYGQRHRVELECREGVREALKRDFSAWTDRLGDDHMIDLSVLGAISDTAMTRTIEIETTASGLPNTFVPGRNLLFMTIAAAIAYRRGLRVLVGGMCETDFSGYPDCRDDTMKALQVALNLGMDTRIVLETPLMWLDKAQTWQLAEQLGGEALVELIRVETHTCYVGERAELHDWGFGCGECPACKLRKRGYEAYLKGERVTEAPL, from the coding sequence GTGATTCGGACAGACGCTAAAGACGGCGCGCTCGTGTTGTTTTCCGGCGGGCAGGACTCGGCCACGTGCGTGGCGTGGGCCCTCGAACGCTACCAGACGGTCGAGACCCTCGGCTTCGATTACGGCCAGCGCCATCGTGTCGAGCTCGAATGCCGCGAAGGCGTACGCGAAGCGCTGAAGCGCGACTTTTCCGCGTGGACGGACCGGCTCGGCGACGATCACATGATCGACCTGTCGGTGCTCGGCGCGATCAGCGATACCGCGATGACGCGCACGATCGAGATCGAGACGACGGCGAGCGGCCTGCCGAACACGTTCGTGCCGGGCCGCAACCTGCTGTTCATGACGATCGCCGCGGCGATCGCGTATCGCCGCGGGCTGCGCGTGCTGGTCGGCGGGATGTGCGAGACCGATTTTTCGGGCTACCCCGACTGCCGCGACGACACGATGAAGGCGCTGCAGGTCGCGCTGAATCTCGGGATGGACACGCGCATCGTGCTCGAGACGCCGCTGATGTGGCTCGACAAGGCGCAGACGTGGCAGCTCGCCGAGCAGCTCGGCGGCGAAGCGCTCGTCGAACTGATCCGCGTCGAGACGCACACATGCTACGTGGGCGAGCGCGCGGAACTGCACGACTGGGGCTTCGGCTGCGGCGAGTGCCCGGCCTGCAAGCTGCGCAAGCGCGGCTACGAGGCCTACCTGAAGGGCGAGCGGGTGACCGAAGCGCCGCTGTGA
- the esaR gene encoding response regulator transcription factor EsaR yields MATILVVDDEMGIRELLSEILSDEGHVVEAAENAQAAREYRLNQAPDLVLLDIWMPDTDGVTLLKEWAAQGLLTMPVIMMSGHATIDTAVEATKIGALDFLEKPIALQKLLKSVEHGLARGAAPVSANAAAKGGAGQAAGPAAVASAAALPTLGDDMAAALGLAGQTAAIPFDIPLREARDAFERAYFEYHLARENGSMTRVAEKTGLERTHLYRKLKQLGVELGKKPSEGAV; encoded by the coding sequence ATGGCAACCATCCTGGTGGTAGATGATGAAATGGGCATCCGGGAATTGCTCTCGGAGATCCTCAGCGATGAAGGACATGTCGTCGAGGCAGCGGAGAACGCGCAGGCCGCGCGGGAATACCGGCTGAATCAGGCGCCCGATCTCGTGCTGCTCGATATCTGGATGCCCGATACCGACGGCGTCACGTTGCTCAAGGAATGGGCGGCGCAGGGGCTGCTGACGATGCCCGTGATCATGATGTCCGGGCACGCGACGATCGACACGGCCGTCGAGGCGACGAAGATCGGTGCGCTCGATTTCCTCGAGAAGCCGATCGCGCTGCAGAAGCTGCTGAAGTCCGTCGAGCACGGTCTCGCACGCGGCGCGGCGCCGGTGTCCGCCAACGCGGCGGCGAAGGGCGGCGCCGGACAGGCAGCGGGGCCCGCGGCGGTTGCGTCCGCGGCTGCGCTGCCGACGCTCGGCGACGACATGGCGGCGGCACTCGGCCTCGCGGGGCAGACGGCCGCGATCCCGTTCGACATCCCGTTGCGCGAAGCGCGCGATGCGTTCGAGCGCGCGTACTTCGAATATCACCTCGCGCGCGAGAACGGCAGCATGACGCGCGTCGCGGAGAAGACGGGCCTCGAGCGCACGCACCTGTATCGCAAGCTCAAGCAGCTGGGCGTCGAGCTCGGCAAGAAGCCGTCCGAAGGCGCGGTATAA
- the esaS gene encoding sensor histidine kinase EsaS (Enhanced Sensitivity to Antibiotics Sensor), whose product MLNKVRRAASGKSLLVRVIVSTVAFTALLLLVLLAAASANTEFFDRYYSWLYATNIVVALVFLLVVLGLIGMIVVRLRKGKFGTRLLAKLAVFFALVGVVPGGIIYIVSYQFVSRSIESWFDVNVETALTAGLNLGRGMLDASLSDLQTKARLMSDQLASVDANTNGTTLTLLRLRDQFGVQDATIVEPSRGGSGAAPDLHIVAQASGNFAALIPDDLPTPLMLSQAREHGAYAAIEGEVDGDPRAHGAKGALRLRVVRPIPDATTSLLQPAERFLQLTQPVPPTLAHNADAVQRAYREYQEKALGRTGLRKMYIGTLTLALFLATFIAMMLALALGQQLARPLFLLAQGTKEITEGDYTPKREIKTRDELGFLTQSFNAMTRQLSEARLAVEKNRIALEHSKTYLESILANLTAGVFVLDRQFRLTTANRGAERIFRQPFNALIGTTLDRIGVAAGFGAMVRKAFADREAASDGGSGDRGHWQQQFAIEMPGETEPLTLLVRGARLVSTVEGQAEDPQTSGYVVVFDDISDVISAQRSVAWGEVARRLAHEIKNPLTPIQLSAERLQMKLSDKLAPSDADVLKRGATMIVNQVAAMKRMVDDFREYARTPPAVLANLQLNELASEVLGLYGVGEGKSPIVAELAPSLPVIRGDATQLRQVIHNLLQNAQDSVAEAAHPRVLIETKTVEYGDPDAEGKTRVAVRLTVSDNGPGFPARILTRAFEPYVTTKAKGTGLGLATVKKIVDEHGARIDLRNRMHGETVEGAQVSILFLQMASDAPGAEPGAQDGTTPAKTKASEQTRAA is encoded by the coding sequence GTGCTAAATAAAGTGCGCCGCGCGGCCAGCGGGAAGAGCCTCCTCGTTCGCGTGATCGTCTCGACCGTCGCGTTCACCGCGCTGCTGCTGCTCGTGCTGCTCGCGGCCGCGAGCGCGAATACCGAATTCTTCGATCGCTACTATTCGTGGCTGTACGCGACCAACATCGTCGTCGCGCTGGTGTTCCTGCTCGTGGTGCTCGGGCTGATCGGGATGATCGTCGTGCGCCTGAGGAAGGGCAAGTTCGGCACGCGGCTGCTCGCGAAGCTCGCGGTGTTCTTCGCGCTCGTTGGCGTGGTGCCGGGCGGGATCATCTACATCGTGTCGTACCAGTTCGTGTCGCGCAGCATCGAGTCGTGGTTCGACGTGAACGTCGAGACGGCGCTGACGGCCGGCCTGAACCTCGGCCGCGGGATGCTCGATGCGTCGCTGTCCGATCTGCAGACGAAGGCGCGGCTGATGTCCGACCAGCTCGCGAGCGTCGACGCGAACACGAACGGCACGACGCTCACGCTGCTGCGGTTGCGCGACCAGTTCGGCGTGCAGGACGCGACGATCGTCGAGCCGAGTCGCGGCGGTTCGGGCGCGGCGCCCGACCTGCACATCGTCGCGCAGGCATCGGGCAATTTCGCGGCGCTGATTCCGGACGACCTGCCGACGCCGCTGATGCTGAGCCAGGCGCGCGAACACGGCGCGTACGCGGCGATCGAAGGCGAAGTCGACGGCGACCCGCGCGCGCATGGCGCGAAGGGCGCGCTGCGGCTGCGCGTCGTGCGGCCGATTCCCGATGCGACGACGTCGCTGCTGCAGCCGGCCGAACGCTTCCTGCAGCTCACACAGCCGGTGCCGCCGACGCTCGCGCACAACGCGGACGCCGTGCAGCGCGCGTATCGCGAGTATCAGGAAAAGGCGCTCGGCCGCACGGGCCTGCGCAAGATGTACATCGGCACGCTGACGCTCGCGCTGTTCCTCGCGACCTTCATCGCGATGATGCTCGCGCTCGCGCTCGGCCAGCAGCTCGCGCGGCCGCTGTTCCTGCTCGCGCAGGGCACCAAGGAGATCACGGAAGGCGACTACACGCCGAAGCGCGAGATCAAGACGCGCGACGAGCTCGGCTTCCTCACGCAGTCGTTCAACGCGATGACGCGCCAGTTGTCCGAGGCGCGTCTCGCGGTCGAGAAGAACCGCATCGCGCTCGAGCATTCGAAGACCTATCTCGAGAGCATCCTCGCGAACCTGACGGCCGGCGTGTTCGTGCTCGACCGCCAGTTCCGGCTGACGACGGCCAACCGCGGCGCCGAGCGGATCTTCCGGCAGCCGTTCAACGCGCTGATCGGCACGACGCTCGACCGGATCGGCGTTGCGGCGGGATTCGGCGCGATGGTGCGCAAGGCGTTCGCCGATCGCGAGGCGGCATCCGACGGCGGCAGCGGCGATCGCGGCCACTGGCAGCAGCAGTTCGCGATCGAGATGCCGGGCGAAACCGAACCGCTGACACTGCTCGTGCGCGGCGCGCGCCTCGTGTCGACGGTCGAGGGGCAGGCCGAAGATCCGCAGACGTCAGGTTACGTCGTGGTATTCGACGACATTTCCGACGTGATTTCCGCGCAGCGCTCGGTTGCGTGGGGCGAGGTCGCGCGGCGGCTCGCGCATGAGATCAAGAATCCGCTGACGCCGATCCAGCTGTCGGCCGAGCGGCTGCAGATGAAGCTGTCCGACAAGCTCGCGCCGTCCGACGCGGATGTGCTCAAGCGCGGCGCGACGATGATCGTCAACCAGGTGGCCGCGATGAAGCGGATGGTCGACGATTTCCGCGAATACGCGCGCACGCCGCCGGCGGTGCTTGCGAACCTGCAGTTGAACGAACTGGCGAGCGAGGTGCTCGGGCTGTACGGCGTCGGCGAAGGCAAGAGCCCGATCGTCGCCGAGCTCGCGCCGTCGCTGCCGGTGATTCGCGGCGACGCGACGCAATTGCGCCAGGTGATCCACAACCTGCTGCAGAATGCGCAGGATTCGGTCGCGGAAGCCGCGCATCCGCGTGTGTTGATCGAAACCAAGACAGTAGAATATGGCGATCCCGACGCAGAGGGCAAAACGCGCGTCGCGGTACGTCTTACCGTGTCCGACAACGGGCCCGGTTTTCCGGCACGCATCCTGACCCGCGCGTTCGAGCCTTACGTGACGACGAAGGCGAAGGGCACGGGGCTCGGGCTGGCCACGGTCAAGAAGATCGTCGACGAGCACGGTGCGCGGATCGATCTGCGCAATCGCATGCACGGCGAGACCGTCGAGGGTGCGCAGGTGTCGATCCTGTTCCTGCAGATGGCGAGCGATGCGCCAGGCGCCGAACCGGGCGCGCAGGACGGGACGACCCCCGCTAAGACAAAAGCAAGTGAGCAGACAAGGGCAGCGTAA
- a CDS encoding DUF4390 domain-containing protein: MTIKHLFPLRLAAVLMVALTLCLAVVRPAHAQSIAVQRASLQADGSGWSLDARFDFELNPNLEDAVNKGIPLYFTTDFELSRARWYWFDEQPVSVTQTIRLSFQPLTREYRVSTGGLQLGFPSLKDALAVVRHITSWHVIDRNQVRLGETYMASVRMQLDTALMPKPFQVDAVNNRDWTLGSDWKRFNFTVTERAK; this comes from the coding sequence GTGACGATCAAACACCTTTTTCCACTTCGGCTCGCGGCCGTCCTGATGGTCGCGTTGACGCTGTGCCTGGCCGTCGTCCGGCCGGCGCATGCGCAGTCGATCGCCGTGCAGCGCGCGTCGCTCCAGGCCGACGGAAGCGGCTGGAGCCTCGATGCCCGCTTCGATTTCGAGCTGAATCCGAACCTCGAGGATGCCGTCAACAAGGGCATCCCGCTTTACTTCACGACCGACTTCGAGCTGAGCCGCGCGCGCTGGTACTGGTTCGACGAGCAGCCGGTGTCGGTGACGCAGACGATCCGCCTGTCGTTCCAGCCGCTCACGCGCGAATACCGCGTGTCGACGGGCGGCCTGCAGCTCGGCTTCCCGTCGTTGAAGGACGCGCTCGCGGTGGTCAGGCACATCACGTCGTGGCACGTGATCGACCGCAACCAGGTGCGCCTGGGGGAAACCTACATGGCGTCGGTGCGGATGCAGCTCGATACGGCGCTGATGCCGAAGCCGTTCCAGGTCGACGCCGTGAACAATCGCGACTGGACGCTCGGGTCGGACTGGAAGCGCTTCAACTTCACGGTGACCGAACGTGCTAAATAA
- the rsmB gene encoding 16S rRNA (cytosine(967)-C(5))-methyltransferase RsmB: protein MTRTRSSAPSSSGRPARLSAPHLAPDSLGFALDAAAQAVDAVRRGTALPAALSAVFAQMASGAQALARGATQDVAYRTMRRLGSVDWLIGRLVSKAPPAHVNAVLAGALALLLDPADDAAYSAFTVVDQAVTVIGARREYAFAKGLVNAVLRRFLRERDVLVAAMQDDAVARWNYRAWWVDAVKRAWPDAWQAILAAGERQGPLTLRVNARRASVDAYLDTLRASGIDATAIGRHAVRLASALPVERIPGFADGVVSVQDAGAQLAAEWLGARDGMRVLDACAAPGGKTGHILELANAEVVALESDATRAARIGENLVRLSLAADVRVGDAGAPGAWYDGRPFDRILADVPCSASGIVRRHPDIRWLRREADIPALVAEQRRILSALWPLVKPGGELLYVTCSIFPEEGELQARWFEAVCEDAVRLDAPGQLLPGGVQGGAAAGALDQNTDHDGFFYARFQKR, encoded by the coding sequence ATGACACGAACCCGTTCTTCCGCCCCGTCTTCTTCCGGCCGCCCGGCGCGCCTGTCCGCGCCGCATCTTGCGCCCGATTCGCTCGGCTTCGCACTCGACGCGGCCGCGCAGGCGGTCGATGCGGTACGGCGCGGCACAGCGCTGCCGGCAGCGCTGTCGGCGGTATTCGCGCAGATGGCGTCCGGTGCACAGGCGCTCGCGCGCGGCGCGACGCAGGACGTCGCGTACCGGACGATGCGTCGCCTCGGCAGCGTGGACTGGCTGATCGGCCGGCTCGTCAGCAAGGCGCCGCCCGCGCACGTGAACGCGGTGCTCGCCGGCGCGCTCGCGCTGCTGCTCGATCCGGCGGACGATGCCGCATATTCGGCGTTCACGGTGGTTGACCAGGCCGTGACCGTGATCGGCGCACGCCGCGAATACGCATTCGCGAAGGGGTTGGTCAACGCGGTGCTGCGTCGTTTCCTGCGCGAGCGCGACGTGCTCGTCGCGGCGATGCAGGACGACGCCGTTGCGCGCTGGAATTACCGCGCATGGTGGGTCGATGCGGTGAAGCGTGCATGGCCCGACGCATGGCAGGCGATCCTCGCGGCCGGCGAGCGCCAGGGGCCGCTGACGCTGCGCGTGAATGCGCGTCGCGCGAGCGTCGACGCGTATCTCGACACGCTGCGCGCGAGCGGGATCGACGCGACCGCGATCGGCCGGCATGCGGTGCGGCTCGCATCGGCGCTGCCGGTCGAGCGCATTCCGGGATTCGCCGACGGCGTGGTATCGGTGCAGGATGCCGGCGCGCAGCTCGCGGCCGAATGGCTCGGCGCGCGCGACGGCATGCGCGTACTCGATGCATGCGCGGCACCCGGCGGCAAGACCGGCCATATTCTCGAGCTGGCCAACGCGGAAGTCGTCGCGCTCGAAAGCGACGCGACGCGCGCGGCGCGCATCGGCGAGAACCTCGTGCGCCTGTCGCTCGCAGCGGACGTGCGCGTCGGCGATGCGGGTGCGCCCGGCGCGTGGTACGACGGGCGCCCGTTCGACCGCATCCTGGCCGACGTGCCGTGCTCGGCATCGGGCATCGTGCGGCGGCATCCCGACATCCGCTGGCTGCGCCGCGAGGCCGACATCCCGGCGCTCGTCGCGGAACAGCGCCGCATCCTGTCGGCGCTGTGGCCGCTCGTGAAGCCGGGCGGCGAACTGCTTTACGTGACCTGCTCGATCTTCCCCGAGGAAGGCGAGTTGCAGGCCCGCTGGTTTGAAGCGGTCTGTGAAGATGCGGTACGATTGGACGCCCCCGGCCAGCTGCTGCCGGGCGGAGTGCAGGGAGGGGCTGCCGCCGGCGCACTCGACCAGAACACCGATCACGACGGATTTTTCTACGCGCGGTTTCAGAAACGGTGA
- the htpX gene encoding zinc metalloprotease HtpX, producing the protein MFNWVKTAMLMAAITALFIVIGGMIGGSRGMTIALLFALGMNFFSYWFSDKMVLRMYNAQEVDENTAPQFYRMVRELATRANLPMPRVYLINEDAPNAFATGRNPEHAAVAATTGILRVLSEREMRGVMAHELAHVKHRDILISTITATMAGAISALANFAMFFGGRDENGRPANPIAGIAVALLAPIAGALIQMAISRAREFEADRGGAQISGDPQSLATALDKIHRYAAGIPFQAAEAHPATAQMMIMNPLRAGGLQNLFSTHPATEERIARLMEMARTGRFD; encoded by the coding sequence ATGTTCAATTGGGTCAAAACGGCGATGCTGATGGCCGCGATCACGGCCCTGTTCATCGTGATCGGCGGAATGATCGGCGGCTCGCGTGGCATGACGATCGCGCTGCTGTTCGCGCTCGGCATGAATTTCTTCTCGTACTGGTTCTCCGACAAGATGGTGCTGCGCATGTACAACGCGCAGGAAGTCGACGAGAACACGGCGCCGCAGTTCTACCGGATGGTGCGTGAGCTGGCCACGCGCGCGAACCTGCCGATGCCGCGCGTCTACCTGATCAACGAGGATGCGCCGAACGCGTTCGCGACGGGCCGCAACCCCGAGCATGCGGCGGTCGCCGCGACGACGGGCATCCTGCGCGTGCTGTCGGAGCGCGAGATGCGCGGCGTGATGGCGCACGAGCTCGCGCACGTGAAGCACCGCGACATCCTGATTTCGACGATCACCGCGACGATGGCGGGCGCGATCTCGGCGCTTGCGAACTTCGCGATGTTCTTCGGCGGGCGCGACGAGAACGGCCGGCCGGCCAACCCGATCGCGGGTATCGCGGTCGCGCTGCTCGCGCCGATCGCCGGCGCGCTGATCCAGATGGCGATTTCGCGGGCACGCGAGTTCGAGGCCGACCGCGGCGGCGCGCAGATTTCCGGCGATCCGCAGTCGCTCGCGACCGCGCTCGACAAGATCCATCGCTATGCGGCCGGCATCCCGTTCCAGGCGGCCGAAGCGCATCCGGCCACCGCGCAGATGATGATCATGAACCCGCTCCGCGCCGGCGGCCTGCAGAACCTGTTCTCGACGCACCCGGCCACCGAGGAACGCATCGCGCGCCTGATGGAGATGGCGCGTACCGGCCGCTTCGATTAA